One stretch of Betaproteobacteria bacterium DNA includes these proteins:
- a CDS encoding xanthine dehydrogenase family protein molybdopterin-binding subunit gives MTRFGIGQAITRREDQRLVTGMGQYVDDMSLPNETHAVFVRSPHAHARIKSVDTVAAAKMPGVVAVITGAQLQADGVGAFPTVPPEGTLKRADGKNMCSAPYYPMAKDEVRFVGEALAVVIAATRPQAEDAAEQVMVDYEELPVAATIEEAMKPGAALVWKDAPGNIATQTEFGKKAECDAAFAKAKHVTKIDVINQRLVPVSMEPRGTAAQFDKASGRITMWTSCQNPAGVRDTLADAILKMPKDKIRVRVGDVGGGFGMKTMLYAEDAVCAYAAKKTGRPVRWRATRAEEFLAASHGRDQINHAELAMDADGKILGMRVNIVGNVGAYVSTPGAVIVVAIGPKVITGVYHIPALHLQATAVLTHTNVVSAYRGAGRPEAIYLMERLMEQAAAEMKIDPAELRRRNLIQPAQMPYTTQMGETFDSGNFPHMLNRILEASDWKGYAKRREESKARGKLRGRALSTFLEWTGVVHEETIDMHVEADGRVLVYTAMQAMGQGIETSYVQIVAETLGVDAERIHIVQGDSDIANGIGSMGSRSLYIGGSAMMTASNDTIEKGKQLATDALEASGGDIAYKDGSFTVKGTDVGISLFELAAKQSEKRIKVQTTQTVGGPSWPNSGHVCEVEVDPETGVTKIVCYTTVDDVGRVVNPMIVAGQVHGGIAQAVGQALMEDARYDPDSGQLLTGSMLDYCMPRADDLPNIEQYTDESTLCKINPLGAKGVGELGTVGGTPTVINALLDALRPLGVKHIEMPATAERVWQAMRQAKAA, from the coding sequence ATGACCCGGTTCGGAATTGGACAAGCGATCACCCGCCGTGAAGACCAGCGTCTCGTAACGGGAATGGGCCAGTACGTGGATGACATGAGCTTGCCCAATGAGACGCACGCCGTCTTCGTGCGCTCGCCCCATGCCCATGCACGCATCAAGTCCGTGGATACGGTGGCGGCAGCGAAGATGCCGGGCGTGGTGGCGGTCATTACCGGCGCGCAATTGCAAGCTGACGGCGTGGGCGCTTTCCCCACCGTCCCGCCCGAGGGCACATTGAAACGCGCCGATGGCAAGAACATGTGCTCGGCGCCCTACTACCCCATGGCCAAGGACGAAGTGCGATTCGTGGGCGAGGCGCTCGCGGTGGTGATCGCGGCCACTCGTCCTCAAGCCGAGGACGCCGCCGAGCAAGTCATGGTGGATTACGAGGAGTTACCCGTCGCGGCCACCATCGAAGAGGCCATGAAACCCGGTGCTGCTCTGGTATGGAAGGACGCACCCGGCAACATCGCCACGCAGACGGAGTTCGGCAAGAAAGCCGAGTGCGACGCTGCCTTCGCCAAGGCCAAGCACGTGACCAAGATCGATGTCATCAACCAGCGCCTGGTGCCAGTGAGCATGGAGCCGCGCGGAACCGCCGCGCAGTTCGATAAAGCCAGCGGCAGAATTACGATGTGGACCAGCTGCCAGAATCCCGCGGGCGTAAGAGATACGCTCGCGGACGCCATTCTGAAAATGCCCAAGGACAAGATTCGCGTGCGCGTGGGTGATGTGGGAGGGGGCTTCGGCATGAAGACCATGCTTTACGCCGAGGATGCCGTGTGCGCCTACGCGGCGAAGAAGACCGGCCGCCCCGTGCGCTGGCGCGCCACTCGCGCCGAGGAATTTCTCGCCGCCAGCCACGGGCGCGACCAGATCAACCATGCGGAATTGGCGATGGATGCGGACGGAAAAATTCTTGGGATGCGTGTCAACATCGTGGGCAACGTGGGGGCCTACGTGTCGACGCCCGGAGCGGTCATCGTCGTGGCGATCGGGCCGAAGGTCATCACGGGCGTGTATCACATCCCCGCCTTGCATCTGCAAGCCACCGCTGTGCTCACGCACACTAACGTGGTGTCCGCCTACCGCGGCGCGGGGCGGCCTGAAGCCATATATCTGATGGAACGCTTGATGGAGCAGGCGGCAGCTGAAATGAAGATCGATCCCGCGGAGCTGCGCCGGCGCAATCTAATCCAGCCCGCGCAGATGCCCTACACCACCCAGATGGGCGAGACTTTCGATAGCGGCAATTTCCCGCACATGCTCAATCGCATCCTGGAAGCCTCCGATTGGAAGGGTTACGCGAAACGCCGCGAAGAATCGAAAGCGCGTGGCAAGTTGCGCGGCCGCGCCCTCTCCACCTTCCTGGAGTGGACGGGTGTGGTGCACGAGGAAACCATCGACATGCACGTCGAGGCCGATGGCCGCGTGCTGGTGTATACGGCCATGCAGGCCATGGGGCAGGGCATCGAGACCAGCTACGTTCAAATCGTCGCGGAAACCCTCGGCGTGGATGCCGAGCGCATTCACATCGTGCAAGGCGATAGCGACATCGCCAACGGCATCGGCAGCATGGGTAGCCGCTCGCTCTACATCGGCGGCTCCGCCATGATGACCGCCTCCAACGACACCATCGAGAAGGGCAAGCAGTTGGCCACCGATGCGTTGGAAGCCTCCGGCGGGGACATCGCTTACAAGGACGGCAGCTTCACCGTGAAGGGCACCGACGTGGGCATCAGCCTGTTCGAACTGGCGGCCAAGCAATCCGAGAAGCGCATCAAGGTGCAGACGACGCAAACGGTAGGCGGCCCGTCGTGGCCCAATAGCGGCCATGTGTGCGAAGTGGAAGTCGATCCCGAAACCGGCGTCACGAAGATCGTTTGCTACACCACCGTGGACGACGTGGGCCGCGTGGTGAATCCCATGATCGTGGCGGGCCAAGTGCACGGGGGCATCGCGCAAGCCGTGGGGCAAGCGCTCATGGAAGACGCACGCTACGATCCGGATTCCGGACAACTCTTGACCGGTTCCATGCTCGACTACTGCATGCCACGCGCGGATGACTTGCCCAATATCGAGCAATACACCGACGAGTCCACTCTGTGCAAAATCAACCCGCTCGGCGCGAAGGGCGTGGGGGAGTTGGGCACCGTGGGCGGAACACCGACGGTGATCAACGCATTGCTGGACGCATTGCGCCCGCTGGGCGTGAAGCACATCGAAATGCCGGCAACCGCCGAGCGCGTGTGGCAGGCCATGCGGCAGGCGAAGGCGGCATAG
- a CDS encoding TRAP transporter large permease: protein MSNFSIGIALFAAMLALMAIRIPISIAMFLPGAAGYVILSGWNPLLSHLKGAVFGRFSVYDLSVIPLFMLMGALAMHGGLSKALFDFANALLGRFRGGMAMAGVLACAAFGSISGSSVATTATIAQVALPEMRRLNYSGRLSTAALAAGGTLGILLPPSVTLMIYAILTEQNISKLFLAAYIPGLLAAAGYILAIAIYVRLYPRHAPNVSKPGAGEFARSTAAVWPIAIIFLAVFGGIYGGICTPTEGASIGTALTFATALARRGLNMEKFKQSLLSTAQTSGMIFMIFMGADMMNASLALSQLPAELAGTVAQAGIPPLVIMAAIMVFYIVLGCVMDELSMIMLTIPVIFPVVMGLDFFGLPPTDKALWFGILILMVVEIGMIFPPVGLNVYIMNGIAKDVPMSETYKGVVPFLISDALRMALLVLFPGITLWLVHALAN from the coding sequence ATGAGTAATTTTTCCATTGGCATCGCGCTCTTCGCCGCCATGCTGGCGCTGATGGCCATTCGCATTCCCATCTCCATCGCCATGTTCCTTCCCGGCGCGGCGGGGTACGTCATCTTGTCCGGTTGGAACCCTTTGCTCAGCCACTTGAAGGGCGCGGTCTTCGGGCGATTCTCGGTCTACGATCTTTCCGTAATCCCCTTGTTCATGTTGATGGGGGCGCTCGCCATGCACGGCGGCCTGTCGAAGGCGCTCTTCGATTTCGCCAACGCATTGCTCGGGCGTTTTCGCGGTGGCATGGCCATGGCGGGCGTGCTGGCCTGCGCGGCCTTTGGCTCCATTTCCGGATCCTCCGTGGCCACCACCGCCACGATCGCGCAAGTAGCCCTGCCTGAAATGCGGCGCTTGAATTACTCCGGAAGACTATCCACCGCCGCGCTGGCGGCTGGGGGCACCCTTGGAATTTTGCTGCCGCCTTCGGTGACGTTGATGATCTACGCCATCCTTACCGAGCAAAACATCTCCAAACTCTTTCTCGCGGCCTACATTCCCGGGCTGCTCGCGGCGGCTGGGTACATCCTGGCCATCGCGATTTATGTGCGCTTATATCCCCGGCACGCGCCCAACGTCTCGAAACCCGGCGCTGGGGAATTCGCTCGCAGCACCGCCGCCGTGTGGCCCATCGCTATCATCTTTCTCGCCGTGTTCGGCGGCATCTACGGGGGCATTTGCACGCCCACGGAAGGCGCGTCCATCGGCACCGCGCTCACCTTCGCCACGGCGCTTGCCCGGCGCGGCCTGAACATGGAAAAGTTCAAGCAGAGCTTGCTTTCCACCGCGCAAACCAGCGGCATGATCTTCATGATCTTCATGGGCGCGGATATGATGAACGCCAGCCTCGCCCTCTCGCAGTTGCCGGCCGAGCTTGCGGGCACGGTCGCTCAAGCCGGAATTCCTCCCTTGGTCATCATGGCGGCCATCATGGTGTTCTACATCGTGCTGGGTTGCGTGATGGACGAGTTGTCCATGATCATGCTAACCATCCCGGTAATTTTTCCCGTGGTGATGGGTTTGGATTTCTTCGGATTGCCGCCCACGGACAAGGCCCTGTGGTTCGGTATCCTTATCCTCATGGTGGTGGAGATTGGCATGATCTTCCCGCCCGTGGGATTGAATGTTTACATCATGAATGGCATCGCCAAGGACGTCCCTATGTCCGAGACCTATAAAGGCGTGGTACCGTTTCTCATCTCGGACGCCTTGCGGATGGCGTTGCTGGTCTTGTTTCCTGGCATTACGTTGTGGCTGGTGCACGCACTGGCCAATTAA
- a CDS encoding TRAP transporter small permease encodes MSTSLIRPGRLGNALRLLSRISALLGGMLLVGIALLTLASVLGRSLFSSPVQGDVEMVQLACAVALSCFLPYTQWQSANIIVDFFTAKASDQTKGRLDALGSLLLGLVAALVCWRAGAGSAMAYENQETSMLIAIPIWIPYLLMLPGFALTAAVSFYIAWEQLTARASYE; translated from the coding sequence ATGAGCACTTCCCTCATCCGGCCCGGACGCCTTGGCAACGCGTTGCGCCTGCTCAGCCGCATTAGCGCCCTTCTGGGCGGAATGCTTTTGGTGGGAATAGCGCTCCTTACGCTCGCCAGCGTATTGGGCCGCAGCCTGTTTTCGAGCCCGGTGCAAGGCGACGTCGAGATGGTGCAGTTGGCTTGCGCCGTGGCGTTATCGTGTTTCCTGCCGTACACCCAATGGCAGAGCGCCAATATCATCGTGGACTTCTTCACCGCCAAAGCCTCTGACCAAACGAAAGGACGCCTCGATGCCCTGGGATCCTTACTGCTAGGCTTGGTGGCCGCGCTGGTGTGCTGGCGCGCTGGAGCAGGTTCAGCGATGGCCTACGAGAATCAAGAAACCTCCATGCTCATCGCTATTCCCATCTGGATTCCCTACCTCCTGATGCTGCCCGGCTTCGCGCTCACGGCGGCCGTGTCCTTCTACATCGCATGGGAGCAATTGACCGCGCGCGCCAGCTATGAGTAA